A stretch of the Actinomyces qiguomingii genome encodes the following:
- a CDS encoding sugar porter family MFS transporter, protein MSHSPTATAQSGGAKLPPLTPGPYRARLTVVALIATLGGLLFGYDTSVINGAQSFMVRPDQLDLTEFGLGIAVSSLLFASAVGALTGGRISDRIGRKTTITVMASLFIAGVVVVVTAVNLPMLAVGRVILGLAVGSASVVVPVYLAELAPYEIRGSLAGRNEMMIVTGQLLAIVMNAIIGNVWGSQYPWVWRAMFALAAVPAILLLLGVTRLPESPRWLADKGREEEALKILDDLRPEGRAAPELAEIKAASREEASRVNMSIREIFSNKNLVRIVLIGCGIGFFQQTTGINSILYYGERVLEESGFDTGAALIANIAPATISVIAAIIALQMMDRFSRRKTFLWGYGLVAVSHVLIASAAHFLPEGGAKPFVLLALIVFFVGAMQLCLNVATWVTLSEIFPLKMRAFGMGLSVFVLWMTNSILGLVFTSVIAAIGLSMSFLAFAALNVVAFIFFFLFVPETKGRTLEQLEADVMSGELFKRGG, encoded by the coding sequence GTGTCCCATAGCCCAACTGCTACTGCGCAAAGCGGTGGCGCCAAGCTTCCTCCACTCACGCCCGGTCCCTACCGTGCCCGCCTGACCGTCGTCGCCCTGATCGCCACCCTGGGAGGTCTGCTCTTCGGCTACGACACCAGCGTCATCAACGGCGCCCAGAGCTTCATGGTGCGGCCCGACCAGTTGGATCTGACCGAGTTCGGTCTCGGCATCGCCGTCAGTTCGCTGCTGTTCGCCAGCGCCGTCGGTGCTTTGACCGGCGGCCGCATCTCGGACAGGATCGGCCGCAAGACCACGATCACCGTCATGGCCTCCCTGTTCATCGCGGGTGTGGTGGTCGTCGTCACCGCCGTCAATTTGCCCATGCTGGCCGTGGGCCGCGTCATCCTGGGGCTCGCCGTGGGCTCGGCCTCCGTGGTGGTTCCCGTCTATCTGGCCGAGCTCGCGCCGTATGAGATCCGCGGTTCCCTGGCCGGCCGCAACGAGATGATGATCGTGACCGGCCAGCTCCTGGCCATTGTCATGAATGCCATCATCGGCAACGTCTGGGGCAGCCAGTACCCGTGGGTGTGGCGAGCCATGTTCGCGCTGGCGGCTGTCCCCGCCATCCTCCTGCTGCTCGGGGTGACCCGCCTGCCCGAGTCCCCCCGGTGGTTGGCCGACAAGGGCCGCGAGGAGGAGGCCCTGAAGATCCTCGACGACCTCAGGCCCGAGGGACGGGCAGCGCCCGAACTGGCCGAGATTAAGGCCGCCAGCCGGGAGGAGGCCAGTCGGGTCAACATGTCAATCAGGGAGATCTTCTCCAACAAGAATCTGGTGCGCATTGTCCTCATCGGCTGTGGCATCGGCTTCTTCCAGCAGACCACCGGCATCAACTCCATCCTCTACTACGGTGAGCGGGTGCTGGAGGAGTCCGGCTTCGATACGGGCGCTGCCCTCATTGCCAATATCGCTCCGGCCACGATCTCGGTCATCGCCGCGATCATCGCCCTGCAGATGATGGACCGCTTCTCTCGGCGCAAGACCTTCCTGTGGGGCTACGGCCTGGTTGCGGTTTCGCACGTTCTCATTGCCTCAGCGGCACATTTTCTGCCGGAGGGAGGCGCCAAGCCCTTCGTGCTGCTGGCGCTGATCGTGTTCTTCGTGGGGGCCATGCAGCTGTGCCTGAACGTGGCCACCTGGGTGACGCTTTCGGAGATCTTCCCGCTCAAGATGCGGGCCTTCGGCATGGGCCTGTCGGTCTTCGTGCTGTGGATGACCAACTCCATCCTGGGACTGGTCTTCACCAGTGTCATTGCGGCCATCGGGCTGTCCATGTCCTTCCTCGCCTTCGCTGCGTTGAACGTCGTGGCCTTCATCTTCTTCTTCTTGTTCGTGCCCGAGACCAAGGGGCGCACGCTGGAGCAGCTTGAGGCCGATGTGATGAGCGGCGAGCTCTTCAAGCGCGGCGGGTGA
- a CDS encoding sugar phosphate isomerase/epimerase family protein, with amino-acid sequence MVDIALDPNMYYLSMSTADTLHKAAQLGFKYVELSPNNEFHLWHHYPKADRAFIAELKQAEKDSGVKVRTLNPVFNWSSPDEAERQAQVRNWRRLLELADALDVRDIVSEFSGDRNRASRSEQQWYKSIEELIPHFEKYGIRLNMEAHPYDFVELHDRALELVRSVDKDWLGYEYCCPHTFHLSDGAGDADRMIRTAAAAGKLREVHVSDGFNHRINDGNRYIINPPGADVTVHQHNAIGNGEVPWDQVFSTLREVGFDGVISVCIFGWHERADEYNKAALERLTQELGA; translated from the coding sequence ATGGTTGATATCGCACTTGATCCGAACATGTACTACCTGAGCATGTCCACCGCGGACACCCTGCACAAGGCCGCGCAGCTCGGATTCAAGTATGTGGAGCTATCGCCCAACAACGAGTTCCATCTCTGGCACCACTATCCCAAGGCCGACCGGGCCTTCATCGCTGAGCTCAAGCAGGCGGAGAAGGACTCCGGCGTCAAGGTGCGTACCTTGAACCCCGTGTTCAACTGGTCCTCGCCAGACGAGGCCGAGCGGCAGGCACAGGTGCGCAACTGGCGGCGCCTGCTGGAGCTGGCCGACGCCCTGGATGTGCGCGACATCGTCTCGGAGTTCTCCGGCGACCGCAACCGCGCCAGTCGCTCCGAGCAGCAGTGGTACAAGTCCATTGAGGAGCTGATCCCGCACTTCGAGAAGTACGGTATCCGCCTGAATATGGAGGCGCATCCCTACGACTTCGTCGAGTTGCACGACCGGGCCCTCGAACTCGTCCGATCCGTGGACAAGGACTGGCTCGGGTACGAGTACTGCTGCCCGCACACCTTCCACCTGTCCGACGGCGCCGGTGACGCCGACCGTATGATCCGCACCGCGGCAGCGGCGGGCAAGCTCCGTGAGGTGCACGTCTCCGACGGCTTCAACCACCGCATCAACGACGGCAACCGGTACATCATCAACCCGCCGGGTGCCGACGTCACCGTCCACCAGCACAACGCCATCGGCAACGGCGAGGTTCCCTGGGATCAGGTCTTCTCGACGCTGCGCGAGGTCGGCTTCGACGGCGTGATCTCCGTTTGCATCTTCGGCTGGCATGAGCGGGCCGACGAGTACAACAAGGCCGCGCTGGAGCGCCTGACCCAGGAGCTCGGAGCCTGA
- a CDS encoding Gfo/Idh/MocA family protein — MTVHIGLIGAGGMGRAHLARIANDLSGGKIVAVADINHDAAAAAAEPYAAKVYDTSEELIGDPEVDAVVIATFGKVHAPDVIKCIQAGKYVLCEKPLATTAEDCIKIMQAEQKAGKKLVTVGFMRRFDAAYNEMKAVLEAGENGQALLVHNRHRNPSVPESYTSRMAIDDTAIHEIDTMRWLLGEEIVKVRVERPKSTTHRFEHLIDPVVVVMYTESGVRIDDEVNVNLQWAYSIECELVLETAAVRLGDQEKIHIRDAHGNRNAMCGSHIDRFQAAFNREFQEWINAVARDEHTGSSSWDGYAATCVVDAAVASLEDSSSPLVDVTLIDKPDFYA; from the coding sequence ATGACTGTTCACATTGGTCTCATCGGTGCCGGCGGCATGGGCCGCGCCCACCTCGCCCGCATCGCCAATGATCTGTCCGGCGGCAAGATCGTCGCCGTGGCGGACATCAACCACGACGCCGCCGCGGCGGCCGCCGAGCCCTACGCCGCCAAGGTGTATGACACCTCCGAGGAGTTGATTGGCGACCCCGAGGTCGACGCCGTCGTGATTGCCACCTTCGGCAAGGTTCACGCCCCCGACGTCATCAAGTGCATCCAGGCCGGCAAGTACGTCCTGTGCGAGAAGCCCCTGGCCACCACCGCCGAGGATTGCATCAAGATCATGCAGGCCGAGCAGAAGGCCGGCAAGAAGCTGGTCACCGTCGGCTTCATGCGCCGCTTCGACGCCGCCTACAACGAGATGAAGGCCGTCCTGGAGGCTGGCGAGAACGGCCAAGCCCTCCTGGTCCACAACCGCCACCGCAACCCCTCCGTCCCGGAGTCCTACACCTCCCGCATGGCCATCGACGACACCGCCATCCACGAGATCGACACCATGCGCTGGCTGCTGGGGGAGGAGATCGTCAAGGTCCGCGTCGAGCGCCCGAAGTCAACCACCCACCGCTTCGAGCACCTGATCGACCCGGTTGTGGTGGTCATGTACACCGAGTCCGGCGTGCGCATCGACGACGAGGTCAACGTCAACCTGCAGTGGGCCTACTCCATCGAATGCGAGCTCGTGCTCGAGACCGCGGCGGTGCGCCTGGGCGACCAGGAGAAGATCCACATCCGCGACGCCCACGGCAACCGCAACGCCATGTGCGGCTCGCACATCGACCGCTTCCAGGCCGCTTTCAACCGCGAGTTCCAGGAGTGGATCAATGCCGTCGCCCGTGACGAGCACACCGGCTCGAGTTCCTGGGACGGCTACGCCGCTACCTGTGTGGTCGATGCCGCCGTCGCCTCCCTGGAGGACTCCTCCTCCCCACTGGTAGACGTCACCCTCATTGACAAGCCGGACTTCTACGCCTGA
- a CDS encoding sugar phosphate isomerase/epimerase family protein, with translation MTSTASKAVNTNDPKYSKLTIGVCPDQWGVWFADDPKQMAPRQAWEEMAEAGFEVIETGPWGYFPTDPKELQKWCDEYGMRVVAGTGWGILHKAEAWPETVKHFREIAETHAAVGAEYMVHLPPLYRDDKTWEWTDDRVLSDDAWKLYVEHANALGQMLLDEYNLKMVLHPHGDSHIETPEEIARIFDATDPKYVNLCLDSGHVVYGGGDPVELCKKYPERITYVHIKAFDEDITREAHEKDWPFGEAVTKGASVCPPAGLPEMHAFVDALAELDKPIYCICEQDCYPCDPSFPKPNAINMRTYLAECGLGLA, from the coding sequence ATGACGTCTACCGCCTCGAAGGCTGTCAACACCAACGACCCGAAGTACTCCAAGCTCACCATCGGCGTGTGTCCGGACCAGTGGGGTGTCTGGTTCGCCGACGATCCCAAGCAGATGGCTCCTCGTCAGGCCTGGGAGGAGATGGCCGAGGCCGGCTTCGAAGTCATCGAGACCGGCCCGTGGGGATACTTCCCCACCGATCCCAAAGAGCTCCAGAAGTGGTGCGACGAGTACGGCATGCGTGTCGTCGCCGGGACCGGCTGGGGAATTTTGCACAAGGCGGAGGCCTGGCCCGAGACGGTCAAGCATTTCCGTGAGATTGCCGAGACCCACGCGGCCGTCGGCGCGGAGTACATGGTCCACCTGCCCCCGCTCTACCGCGATGACAAGACCTGGGAGTGGACCGACGACCGTGTCCTGTCCGACGACGCCTGGAAGCTGTATGTCGAGCACGCCAACGCCCTGGGGCAGATGCTGCTGGACGAGTACAACCTGAAGATGGTGCTGCATCCGCACGGTGACTCCCACATCGAAACGCCCGAGGAGATCGCCCGCATCTTCGACGCCACCGACCCCAAGTACGTCAACCTGTGCCTGGACTCCGGTCACGTCGTCTACGGCGGCGGCGACCCGGTGGAGCTGTGCAAGAAGTACCCCGAGCGCATTACCTACGTGCACATCAAGGCCTTCGACGAGGACATCACCCGTGAGGCCCATGAGAAGGACTGGCCCTTCGGCGAGGCCGTCACCAAGGGCGCCTCGGTCTGCCCGCCGGCCGGCCTGCCGGAGATGCACGCCTTCGTGGATGCGCTGGCCGAACTGGACAAGCCGATCTACTGCATCTGCGAGCAGGACTGCTACCCCTGTGACCCGTCCTTCCCCAAGCCCAATGCCATCAACATGCGCACCTACCTGGCCGAGTGCGGCCTGGGCCTCGCCTGA
- a CDS encoding ABC transporter substrate-binding protein, protein MNLSRRHALAAGLTLIPIAGVAACSRSEGGDNKTIAVVAKGYASPFWATVKAGAEAAGKDLGITVTFNGPDTETDVPRQNDQLQQALVKRPAALVFAALDSDAQGTVLQQFADASIPVVAFDSGVPGSDIPVSTVATDNKAAAAEAATRLSEQLNATGKVAIICHSQTSLTGQDREQGFREWITANAPGITIVDVQYNNSDQAIAQQQTAAIIQANADLAGIFATDDDGAVAAAQAVQTAGASAKVVGFDSGKPQMDLITSGAITGSVTQNPYQMGYQAVTTAKQVVDGETVEKFIDSGYYWYDATNMQDPEIQEAVYD, encoded by the coding sequence ATGAACCTATCCCGACGCCACGCTCTGGCCGCCGGCCTGACCCTCATCCCCATCGCCGGTGTTGCCGCTTGCAGCCGCTCGGAGGGAGGCGATAACAAGACCATCGCCGTGGTGGCCAAGGGCTACGCCAGCCCCTTCTGGGCGACGGTGAAGGCCGGCGCCGAGGCTGCCGGCAAGGATCTCGGTATCACGGTGACCTTCAACGGTCCCGACACCGAGACCGACGTCCCTCGCCAGAACGACCAGCTCCAGCAGGCCCTGGTTAAGCGGCCCGCCGCACTGGTCTTCGCCGCTCTGGACTCCGATGCCCAGGGCACGGTGCTCCAGCAGTTCGCCGATGCCTCCATCCCCGTGGTGGCCTTCGACTCCGGTGTGCCGGGATCGGATATCCCGGTGTCCACGGTGGCAACCGACAATAAGGCGGCCGCCGCCGAGGCTGCTACGCGGCTGTCTGAACAGCTCAACGCCACCGGCAAGGTCGCTATCATCTGCCACTCCCAGACCTCCTTGACCGGGCAGGACCGCGAGCAGGGCTTCCGGGAATGGATCACGGCCAATGCCCCGGGCATCACGATCGTCGATGTCCAGTACAACAACTCAGACCAGGCCATCGCCCAGCAGCAGACCGCGGCGATCATCCAGGCCAATGCCGACCTGGCCGGTATCTTCGCCACGGACGACGACGGCGCGGTGGCTGCAGCCCAGGCCGTGCAGACCGCGGGGGCGAGCGCCAAGGTTGTCGGCTTCGACTCCGGTAAGCCTCAGATGGACCTCATCACCTCTGGCGCAATCACGGGATCGGTCACCCAGAACCCCTACCAGATGGGCTACCAGGCGGTGACCACCGCTAAGCAGGTGGTCGACGGCGAGACCGTGGAGAAGTTCATCGACTCGGGCTACTACTGGTACGACGCCACCAACATGCAGGATCCGGAGATCCAGGAGGCCGTCTACGACTGA
- a CDS encoding ABC transporter permease: MSLSTNLLQRSKKGVKTGFLQRHSSQVLVVVSELILIIVFSIASPFFLQVSNFSALLLDASVYVLLSLGLTFVIATGGIDLTPGFGIAFTGVCLAVVMKWAAALGMSTPVVIVLGVLAGLLSGAALGCMNGLLVAYLRMQPMIATLAMMLVAWGMAMVISGTSAIPLSEFSSFLTLGQGKTLGITNAVFLLAVAATIAWYLLNRTLIGRYALAIGSNEEATRLSGVNVRRWKFYVYALGGTFTGTAGILMASRLASGKPDVGQSYEMYAIAAAVLGGASLLGGRASVVGSVVGAIVIATIRNGAVLMSIPDQWQKVLLGIVVLAAVYLDTRRQKK, encoded by the coding sequence ATGTCACTGTCGACGAACCTGTTGCAACGGTCGAAAAAGGGGGTGAAGACCGGATTCCTCCAGCGTCACTCCTCCCAGGTCCTAGTGGTGGTATCCGAGCTCATCCTCATCATCGTCTTCTCGATCGCCAGCCCGTTCTTCTTGCAGGTCTCGAACTTCTCGGCGCTCCTGCTCGACGCGTCCGTTTACGTGCTGCTCTCGCTGGGGCTGACCTTCGTCATCGCCACGGGCGGGATCGACCTGACCCCGGGCTTCGGCATAGCCTTCACCGGGGTGTGCCTGGCAGTGGTCATGAAGTGGGCGGCTGCGTTGGGGATGAGCACTCCGGTGGTAATCGTGCTGGGAGTTCTGGCCGGCCTGCTCTCCGGCGCCGCCCTGGGCTGCATGAACGGCCTGCTTGTCGCCTACCTGAGAATGCAGCCCATGATCGCCACGCTGGCCATGATGCTCGTCGCCTGGGGTATGGCCATGGTCATTTCGGGAACTTCGGCGATCCCGCTGTCTGAGTTCAGCTCCTTCCTCACCCTCGGGCAGGGGAAGACCCTAGGCATCACCAACGCTGTCTTCCTTCTGGCCGTTGCCGCCACAATCGCCTGGTATCTGCTCAATCGCACCCTTATCGGCCGCTACGCCCTGGCGATCGGCTCCAATGAGGAGGCCACGCGCCTGTCCGGTGTCAACGTGCGCCGTTGGAAGTTCTATGTCTACGCCCTGGGCGGTACCTTCACCGGCACGGCCGGTATTCTCATGGCCTCACGCCTGGCCTCCGGCAAGCCCGACGTGGGCCAGTCCTATGAGATGTACGCGATCGCCGCGGCAGTGCTCGGAGGTGCCTCCCTGCTGGGCGGTCGCGCTTCGGTCGTGGGCTCGGTCGTAGGCGCCATTGTCATCGCCACCATTCGCAATGGTGCGGTGCTCATGTCTATCCCGGACCAGTGGCAGAAGGTGCTTCTGGGCATCGTCGTCCTGGCCGCCGTGTACCTCGACACCCGTCGTCAGAAGAAGTGA